In Salinigranum marinum, one DNA window encodes the following:
- a CDS encoding aminopeptidase yields MDVSDTALDEAAATAVRQCLAVAPGEAFVVVTDDKRRPIGERLYEAGREVTDDVVLLRYPPGPQHGAEPPGAVAAAMRDADVFVAPTTKSLSHTRARSAACENGARGATMPGITEEVMIAGLDADYEAIARHCRDVFEQVSGATEIRVTTEAGTDITFEPGDREWRSDTGLVHDAGAFSNLPAGEVFVSPETASGTYVVDGTMMPHGLLDHELRFAVEDGSVTDISDDAVREQVEAGAESVGKDAYNLAELGIGTNVGVSELVGSVLLDEKAAGTVHIAIGDDASIGGDTEAPLHLDGIVREPTVYADGEEVELPRA; encoded by the coding sequence ATGGACGTGTCCGACACCGCGCTCGACGAGGCCGCCGCGACGGCCGTCCGACAGTGTCTCGCCGTCGCGCCGGGGGAAGCGTTCGTGGTCGTGACCGACGACAAGCGCCGCCCGATCGGGGAGCGCCTCTACGAGGCCGGCCGCGAGGTGACCGACGACGTCGTACTCCTGCGGTATCCGCCGGGGCCGCAACACGGGGCGGAGCCCCCGGGAGCGGTCGCGGCGGCGATGCGCGACGCGGACGTCTTCGTCGCGCCGACGACGAAGAGCCTGAGCCACACCCGCGCCCGCTCGGCCGCCTGCGAGAACGGGGCGCGCGGCGCGACGATGCCCGGGATCACGGAGGAGGTGATGATCGCGGGGCTGGACGCCGACTACGAGGCCATCGCCCGGCACTGCCGCGACGTGTTCGAGCAGGTCTCGGGGGCGACGGAGATACGGGTGACGACCGAGGCGGGGACGGACATCACGTTCGAGCCGGGCGACCGTGAGTGGCGCTCGGATACGGGCCTCGTCCACGACGCGGGGGCGTTCTCGAACCTCCCCGCGGGCGAGGTGTTCGTCTCGCCCGAGACCGCCTCGGGAACGTACGTCGTCGACGGGACGATGATGCCGCACGGCCTCTTGGACCACGAACTCCGGTTCGCGGTCGAAGACGGCTCCGTGACCGACATTTCGGACGACGCCGTGCGCGAACAGGTCGAAGCGGGTGCCGAGTCGGTGGGGAAGGACGCGTACAACCTCGCGGAACTCGGCATCGGGACGAACGTAGGCGTCTCCGAACTCGTCGGTTCGGTGCTCTTGGACGAGAAGGCCGCCGGAACGGTCCACATCGCCATCGGCGACGACGCCTCGATCGGCGGTGACACGGAGGCACCGCTCCACTTAGACGGGATCGTTCGGGAGCCGACCGTCTACGCCGACGGGGAGGAAGTGGAACTTCCGCGAGC